From one Citrobacter sp. Marseille-Q6884 genomic stretch:
- a CDS encoding PDR/VanB family oxidoreductase yields the protein MSEYQMHEVRVSQIETITAHVKRFTFTAATGAPLPAFSGGSHIIVQMQDGANSYSNAYSLMSSPLDTNHYQIAVRLEEDSKGGSRFLHQSVKPGDTLTISTPNNLFALAPQARKHILIAGGIGITPFLSQIPELEQSHADWQLHYCSPSQKNCAFYAEMTQHVSADRIHLHLSTEGTRLDLARLLADVEPGTHIYTCGPAALNDAVRNEASRHGLDNDTLHFEQFAVEDKSGEAFTLVLARSGREFIVPEEMTILQVIENNKAAKVECLCREGVCGTCETTILEGEADHRDQYFSDDEKASQQSMLICCSRAKGKRLVLDL from the coding sequence ATGTCTGAATATCAAATGCATGAAGTCCGGGTCAGTCAGATTGAAACCATCACCGCTCATGTAAAACGTTTCACTTTTACGGCCGCTACGGGTGCCCCGTTGCCTGCATTCAGTGGTGGCAGCCATATTATCGTGCAGATGCAGGATGGCGCAAACAGCTACAGTAATGCTTATTCGCTGATGAGTTCTCCACTGGACACAAACCATTATCAAATTGCCGTACGTCTGGAGGAAGATTCCAAAGGCGGTTCACGTTTCCTGCACCAGAGCGTCAAGCCCGGCGATACACTGACGATCTCCACACCAAACAATCTTTTTGCCCTCGCACCTCAGGCGCGCAAACATATCCTGATTGCAGGGGGGATTGGCATCACGCCCTTCTTATCTCAGATCCCTGAACTGGAACAATCACACGCTGACTGGCAACTGCATTACTGCTCTCCCAGTCAGAAAAACTGCGCGTTTTATGCTGAAATGACGCAACACGTCAGTGCCGATCGCATTCATCTGCATCTCTCGACCGAAGGAACCCGCCTCGATTTAGCGCGGCTGTTGGCCGATGTTGAGCCCGGTACGCATATCTATACCTGTGGTCCTGCCGCACTGAACGATGCTGTCAGAAATGAGGCCAGCCGCCATGGACTGGATAACGATACCTTGCACTTTGAACAATTTGCCGTCGAAGATAAGAGCGGCGAGGCATTTACGCTGGTGCTGGCTCGTTCAGGACGTGAATTTATCGTCCCGGAAGAGATGACCATTTTGCAGGTGATTGAAAATAACAAAGCGGCGAAAGTTGAATGTCTGTGCCGTGAAGGCGTATGTGGAACCTGCGAAACGACCATTCTTGAAGGGGAAGCCGATCACCGCGATCAATACTTCAGCGACGACGAAAAAGCCAGCCAGCAAAGTATGCTGATCTGCTGTTCGCGCGCCAAAGGCAAGCGTCTGGTGCTTGATTTGTAG
- a CDS encoding NAD-dependent succinate-semialdehyde dehydrogenase, producing MTVFQTSLFRQQAFIAGNWCDADDNGALSVTNPASGAVLGKIPNMGMSEARRAIDAASQALPAWRAMTAAQRSTLLKTWHHLILDNKTALAQIMTAEQGKPLAEAEGEIVYAASFIEWFAEQAKRTNGEIIPSPAADKRLMVIRQGVGVCAAITPWNFPAAMITRKAGPALAAGCTMVVKPANETPFTALALAELARQAGIPAGVINVVTGKSREIGAQFTEDDRVRKLSFTGSTEVGRVLMRQCSDSIKKVSLELGGNAPFIVFDDADIDKAVEGALVAKFRNAGQTCVCVNRFYIHQAVYDTFCEKFVARVAVLKVGDGGEPGVQTGPLINAAAVDKVQSLLDDALTRGATLLTGGQRHPLGGNYFTPTVIGNVQPDTQLLQEEIFGPVAALVKFDDEQDVIRQANDTIYGLASYFYSNDAARIWRVSEQLEYGMVGINTGLISNEVAPFGGVKQSGLGREGSEHGIEDYLEMKYLCQGL from the coding sequence ATGACCGTTTTTCAGACTTCACTGTTTCGCCAGCAGGCGTTTATTGCCGGCAACTGGTGTGATGCCGATGATAATGGCGCGTTATCCGTCACCAATCCCGCGTCGGGTGCGGTACTGGGTAAAATCCCAAACATGGGGATGTCAGAAGCCCGGCGAGCCATTGATGCCGCATCGCAGGCGCTCCCCGCCTGGCGCGCAATGACCGCCGCACAGCGCTCAACGTTGCTCAAAACCTGGCATCATTTAATTCTCGACAATAAAACGGCGCTGGCGCAAATCATGACTGCCGAGCAGGGAAAACCGTTGGCAGAAGCGGAAGGCGAAATTGTCTACGCGGCGTCGTTTATTGAGTGGTTCGCCGAGCAGGCAAAACGCACTAACGGCGAGATCATTCCTTCACCTGCGGCGGACAAACGCCTGATGGTTATCCGCCAGGGTGTCGGTGTATGCGCCGCCATCACTCCCTGGAATTTCCCCGCCGCGATGATCACCCGCAAAGCCGGTCCCGCACTGGCGGCTGGCTGTACGATGGTGGTAAAACCCGCCAACGAGACACCGTTTACCGCTCTGGCGCTGGCTGAGCTTGCACGTCAGGCTGGCATACCGGCAGGTGTTATCAACGTTGTGACCGGGAAATCACGCGAAATTGGCGCGCAGTTCACCGAAGATGATCGTGTACGCAAACTCTCTTTTACCGGGTCAACCGAGGTTGGGCGTGTGCTGATGCGCCAGTGCTCTGACTCAATCAAAAAGGTCTCACTGGAGTTGGGCGGCAATGCGCCATTTATTGTGTTCGATGACGCCGATATCGATAAAGCCGTTGAAGGCGCGTTAGTGGCCAAATTCCGCAATGCCGGGCAAACCTGCGTCTGTGTGAACCGTTTTTATATTCACCAGGCCGTTTATGACACCTTTTGTGAGAAGTTTGTCGCCCGGGTCGCCGTACTGAAAGTGGGTGACGGCGGCGAGCCCGGCGTACAGACCGGACCGCTGATCAACGCCGCTGCCGTCGACAAAGTGCAGTCACTGCTGGATGACGCCCTGACGCGCGGCGCCACATTGTTAACCGGGGGGCAACGCCATCCGTTGGGGGGCAATTACTTCACCCCCACGGTAATCGGTAATGTGCAACCCGATACGCAGCTGTTACAAGAAGAGATCTTCGGACCGGTTGCCGCACTGGTGAAATTTGACGATGAACAGGATGTGATCCGTCAGGCAAATGACACGATTTACGGCCTGGCATCCTACTTCTACAGCAATGACGCAGCGCGTATCTGGCGTGTTTCTGAACAACTGGAATACGGCATGGTGGGGATCAATACCGGACTTATCTCGAATGAAGTTGCCCCGTTTGGCGGCGTTAAGCAATCGGGTCTGGGTCGGGAAGGATCTGAACACGGTATTGAAGATTACCTGGAGATGAAATACCTCTGCCAGGGGCTGTAA
- the yeaW gene encoding carnitine monooxygenase, oxygenase subunit YeaW codes for MSNLSPEFILPNNFCANPQDAWTIPARFYTDQQAFEHEKEQVFAKSWICVAHSSELTKPNDYVTREVIGENIVLVRGRDNVLRAFYNVCPHRGHQLLSGEGKAKNVITCPYHAWAFKLDGNLAHARNCENVANFDSEKAHLTPVRLEEYAGFVFINMDPNAGSVEEQLPGLEAKVVEACPDVHDLKLAARFTTRTPANWKNIVDNYLECYHCGPAHPGFSDSVQVDRYWHTMHGNWTLQYGFAKPSEQSFKFEEGVDAAFHGFWLWPCTMLNVTPIKGMMTVIYEFPVDAETTLQNYDIYFTNEELTEEQKELIEWYRNVFRPEDLRLVESVQKGLKSRGYRGQGRIMADSSGSGISEHGIAHFHNLVAQVFQD; via the coding sequence ATGAGCAATCTGAGCCCTGAGTTTATTCTGCCCAATAATTTTTGTGCTAACCCGCAGGACGCCTGGACAATTCCGGCACGCTTTTACACCGACCAACAGGCGTTTGAGCACGAAAAAGAGCAGGTTTTTGCCAAAAGCTGGATTTGTGTTGCACACAGTAGCGAACTGACGAAGCCGAATGACTATGTCACCCGAGAAGTGATTGGCGAGAACATTGTGCTGGTCAGGGGACGCGATAACGTTCTGCGTGCCTTTTATAACGTCTGCCCGCATCGGGGACATCAGTTGCTGAGCGGCGAAGGGAAAGCGAAGAATGTGATTACCTGCCCTTACCACGCCTGGGCTTTTAAGCTCGATGGCAATCTGGCTCACGCCCGTAATTGCGAGAACGTCGCCAACTTCGACAGTGAGAAAGCCCATCTCACACCGGTACGCCTGGAAGAATATGCCGGTTTTGTCTTTATCAACATGGATCCGAACGCGGGCAGTGTTGAAGAGCAGCTCCCGGGGCTGGAAGCCAAAGTTGTTGAAGCCTGCCCCGATGTACACGATCTGAAACTGGCCGCTCGCTTTACGACCCGCACTCCGGCTAACTGGAAGAATATCGTGGATAACTATCTGGAGTGCTACCACTGCGGCCCGGCACACCCGGGTTTCTCCGATTCAGTACAGGTTGATCGCTACTGGCACACAATGCACGGAAACTGGACGCTGCAATACGGCTTTGCCAAACCTTCTGAGCAGTCATTTAAGTTTGAAGAAGGTGTTGATGCCGCCTTTCACGGTTTCTGGCTGTGGCCCTGCACCATGCTCAACGTCACGCCCATCAAAGGCATGATGACGGTTATCTATGAATTCCCGGTGGATGCCGAAACCACACTGCAAAACTATGACATCTACTTCACCAATGAAGAGCTGACCGAAGAGCAGAAAGAACTGATCGAATGGTATCGCAACGTCTTCCGCCCTGAAGATTTACGTCTGGTGGAAAGCGTACAAAAAGGTCTGAAATCACGCGGTTATCGCGGTCAGGGACGCATTATGGCGGACAGCAGCGGCAGCGGCATTTCCGAGCATGGCATCGCCCACTTCCATAATCTGGTCGCCCAGGTATTTCAGGATTAA
- a CDS encoding BCCT family transporter, with the protein MLSNVKKKDVPLIAISLVAILFIAATLSLFPQQSAQAANTIFNGVTRMLGSAVQILVLMAMGLVIYLATSKYGNIRLGEGKAEYSTLSWLFMFICAGLGSSTLYWGVAEWAYYYQTPGLNIAPHSQKALEFSLPYSFFHWGISAWATYTLASLTMAYHFHVRKNKGLSLSGIIAAITGVHPQGVWGRLVDLMFLIATVGALTISLVVTAATFTRGLSALTGLPDNFTVQAFVILFSGGIFCLSSWIGINNGLQRLSKMVGWGAFLLPLLVLIVGPTEFITNNIINAIGLTTQNFLQMSLFTDPLGNGEFTRNWTVFYWLWWISYTPGVAMFVTRVSRGRKIKEVIWALILGSTVGCWFFFGVMESYSIHQFVNGVVDVPQIMATLGGETAVQQVLMSLPAGKLFLVAYLAIMIIFLASHMDAVAYTMAATSTRNLQEGEDPERSLRLFWCVVITLIPLSILFTGASLETMKTTVVLTALPFLAILLVKVGGFLRWVKQDYAHIPAHQVESHLPDTPADVPVTPPAGTLLKGGH; encoded by the coding sequence ATGTTGAGCAACGTAAAGAAAAAAGATGTGCCACTGATAGCCATCAGCCTGGTGGCTATCCTTTTTATCGCCGCCACACTGAGTCTCTTTCCTCAGCAATCTGCACAAGCGGCAAACACCATTTTTAACGGCGTCACCCGCATGCTGGGTTCAGCCGTTCAGATACTGGTACTGATGGCCATGGGACTGGTCATTTATCTGGCTACCAGTAAATACGGCAATATTCGTCTGGGAGAAGGGAAAGCGGAATACAGTACGCTTTCCTGGCTGTTTATGTTTATTTGCGCCGGTCTGGGCTCCTCCACACTCTATTGGGGTGTCGCTGAGTGGGCCTATTACTACCAGACGCCAGGCCTGAATATCGCCCCTCACTCACAAAAAGCACTGGAATTCAGTCTGCCCTACTCCTTTTTCCATTGGGGGATCAGCGCATGGGCAACCTATACCCTGGCTTCATTAACCATGGCTTACCACTTTCATGTGCGTAAAAACAAAGGGCTGAGCCTGTCCGGTATTATCGCCGCAATTACCGGCGTCCATCCGCAGGGAGTCTGGGGACGGCTGGTCGATCTGATGTTCCTGATAGCCACCGTCGGCGCACTCACCATCTCCCTGGTGGTCACTGCGGCCACGTTTACCCGCGGATTATCGGCACTCACGGGTCTGCCGGATAATTTCACGGTGCAGGCATTCGTGATCCTGTTCTCAGGCGGCATCTTCTGCCTCAGTTCCTGGATTGGTATCAACAACGGTTTGCAACGTCTGAGCAAAATGGTGGGCTGGGGCGCATTTTTACTGCCGCTGCTGGTACTGATCGTCGGTCCAACCGAGTTCATCACCAACAACATCATTAATGCCATTGGCCTGACCACACAAAACTTCCTGCAAATGAGTCTGTTCACCGACCCGCTCGGTAACGGCGAATTTACCCGTAACTGGACTGTATTCTACTGGTTGTGGTGGATCTCCTATACCCCGGGCGTGGCAATGTTTGTTACTCGCGTGTCCCGTGGGCGCAAAATTAAAGAAGTGATCTGGGCGTTGATCCTCGGCAGTACCGTAGGGTGCTGGTTCTTCTTCGGTGTGATGGAAAGCTATTCTATTCACCAGTTTGTGAACGGCGTGGTGGATGTTCCACAGATTATGGCAACCCTCGGCGGTGAAACCGCTGTGCAACAGGTGCTGATGTCGCTGCCTGCCGGGAAGCTGTTCCTGGTGGCCTACCTGGCAATCATGATTATTTTCCTGGCCTCGCATATGGATGCCGTGGCTTACACCATGGCGGCGACCAGCACACGCAATCTACAGGAAGGGGAAGATCCCGAGCGCAGTTTACGTCTGTTCTGGTGCGTCGTCATTACCCTGATTCCTTTATCAATTCTGTTTACCGGTGCGTCGCTGGAAACCATGAAGACCACCGTCGTGCTGACCGCACTCCCCTTCCTCGCCATTTTGCTGGTGAAGGTCGGCGGTTTTCTCCGCTGGGTTAAACAGGATTATGCCCATATTCCTGCCCATCAGGTTGAAAGTCATCTTCCCGATACACCTGCCGACGTGCCCGTCACGCCACCGGCCGGGACACTACTCAAAGGCGGCCATTAA
- a CDS encoding tartrate dehydrogenase — MKKTCRIAAIPGDGIGKEVLPEGIHVLQAAAERWDLSLSFEQMEWASCEYYTHHGKMMPDDWHEQLKSFDAIYFGAVGWPDTVPDHISLWGSLLKFRREFDQYVNLRPVRLFPGVPCPLAGKKPGDIDFYVVRENTEGEYSSLGGRVGEGTEHEVVIQESVFTRRGVDRILRYAFELAQSRPRKTLTSATKSNGLAISMPYWDERVEAMAAHYPEIRWDKQHIDILCARFVMQPERFDVVVASNLFGDILSDLGPACTGTIGIAPSANLNPERTFPSLFEPVHGSAPDIYGKNIANPIATIWAGAMMLDFLGNGDANYQAAHDGILAAIEQVIASGPKTPDMKGSATTQQVAEAICQALR, encoded by the coding sequence ATGAAGAAAACCTGTCGTATTGCCGCTATTCCTGGAGATGGCATTGGTAAAGAAGTTCTGCCTGAAGGTATTCATGTGCTTCAGGCCGCCGCCGAGCGCTGGGATTTGTCGCTCAGCTTTGAGCAAATGGAGTGGGCCAGTTGTGAGTACTACACACATCACGGCAAGATGATGCCGGATGACTGGCATGAGCAGCTAAAATCATTCGATGCCATCTATTTTGGCGCCGTCGGTTGGCCGGATACTGTGCCGGACCACATCTCATTGTGGGGCTCATTACTCAAATTTCGCCGTGAATTTGATCAGTACGTCAACCTGCGTCCGGTTCGCCTGTTCCCTGGCGTCCCCTGCCCGTTGGCGGGTAAAAAACCCGGCGACATTGATTTCTACGTCGTTCGTGAGAACACCGAAGGGGAATACTCGTCACTGGGTGGGCGCGTGGGCGAAGGTACCGAGCATGAGGTGGTCATTCAGGAGTCCGTCTTCACCCGTCGCGGGGTTGATCGCATTTTACGTTACGCCTTCGAACTGGCGCAGAGCCGTCCGCGTAAGACACTGACCTCAGCCACCAAATCAAACGGTCTTGCCATCAGCATGCCCTACTGGGATGAACGCGTTGAAGCGATGGCCGCCCACTATCCCGAGATTCGCTGGGATAAACAACACATCGATATTCTGTGCGCCCGTTTTGTCATGCAGCCGGAACGCTTCGACGTGGTGGTCGCCTCTAACCTGTTTGGCGATATTCTTTCCGATTTAGGCCCAGCCTGCACGGGAACAATCGGTATTGCGCCTTCTGCCAACCTGAACCCGGAACGTACCTTCCCGTCGCTGTTTGAACCCGTACACGGCTCAGCACCTGATATCTACGGCAAAAATATCGCTAACCCGATTGCCACCATCTGGGCGGGCGCCATGATGCTGGATTTCCTCGGCAATGGGGATGCGAATTATCAGGCTGCCCACGATGGCATTCTGGCAGCGATTGAACAGGTTATTGCCAGTGGTCCGAAAACACCGGATATGAAAGGCAGTGCCACTACACAGCAGGTTGCCGAGGCCATCTGTCAGGCGCTTCGTTAA
- a CDS encoding LysR family transcriptional regulator, producing the protein MNNLPLLNDLRVFMLVARRAGFAAVAEELGVSPAFISKRVALLEQTLNVVLLHRTTRRVTITEEGERIYEWAQRILQDVDQMMDELSDVRQIPQGMLRIISSFGFGRRVVAPALSALAKQYPQLELRFDVEDRLVDLVNEGVDLDIRIGDDIAPNLIARKLATNYRILCASPAFVAQHGMPKQLNELATLPCLVIKERDHPFGVWHMHNKEGEHSIKVTGPLSSNHGEIVHQWCLDGQGIALRSWWDVCDNIASGHLVQVLPEYYQPANVWAVYVSRLATSAKIRITVEFLRRYFAENYPKFTLE; encoded by the coding sequence ATGAACAATCTGCCGCTGCTGAATGACTTACGCGTTTTTATGCTGGTTGCCCGTCGTGCCGGATTTGCCGCCGTCGCGGAAGAGTTGGGCGTCTCCCCGGCATTTATCAGCAAGCGCGTTGCGCTGCTGGAGCAGACGCTGAATGTTGTGCTGCTACATCGCACCACACGGCGCGTGACCATCACCGAAGAAGGGGAGCGGATCTATGAATGGGCGCAGCGGATCCTGCAGGATGTGGATCAGATGATGGATGAGCTGTCCGATGTGCGGCAAATCCCTCAGGGAATGTTACGCATTATCAGCAGCTTTGGCTTTGGCCGTCGCGTTGTCGCGCCTGCGTTGTCTGCGCTGGCAAAACAGTATCCGCAACTGGAACTCCGCTTCGATGTTGAGGATCGTCTGGTGGATCTGGTGAATGAAGGGGTCGATCTGGATATCCGCATTGGCGATGATATCGCCCCCAATTTGATTGCACGCAAGCTGGCAACGAACTATCGCATCCTGTGCGCTTCACCGGCATTCGTGGCGCAGCATGGGATGCCAAAGCAGCTTAATGAGTTGGCAACGTTGCCCTGTCTGGTGATTAAAGAGCGCGATCATCCCTTTGGCGTCTGGCATATGCACAATAAAGAAGGTGAACACTCAATCAAAGTGACGGGGCCATTATCCTCTAATCACGGTGAGATTGTTCATCAGTGGTGCCTGGATGGGCAGGGCATTGCGCTGCGTTCCTGGTGGGATGTCTGTGACAACATTGCCAGCGGACATTTGGTTCAGGTATTACCGGAGTATTATCAGCCTGCAAATGTCTGGGCGGTTTATGTTTCCCGCCTGGCGACGTCGGCAAAAATACGTATTACGGTTGAGTTTTTACGCCGCTATTTTGCGGAGAACTATCCAAAGTTTACTTTGGAATAA
- the minE gene encoding cell division topological specificity factor MinE — MALLDFFLSRKKSTANIAKERLQIIVAERRRSDAEPHYLPQLRKDILDVICKYVQIDPEMVTVQLEQKDGDISILELNVTLPEAEESK; from the coding sequence ATGGCATTACTGGATTTTTTTCTCTCGCGGAAAAAGAGCACAGCGAACATCGCTAAAGAGCGACTGCAGATTATTGTAGCGGAACGTCGTCGTAGTGACGCAGAACCGCATTATTTACCGCAGTTGAGGAAGGATATTCTCGACGTTATCTGCAAGTATGTACAAATTGATCCCGAAATGGTCACCGTACAGCTTGAACAAAAAGACGGCGATATTTCTATCCTCGAACTTAACGTGACATTACCTGAAGCAGAAGAGTCAAAATAA
- the minD gene encoding septum site-determining protein MinD produces MARIIVVTSGKGGVGKTTSSAAIATGLAQKGKKTVVIDFDIGLRNLDLIMGCERRVVYDFVNVIQGDASLNQALIKDKRTENLFILPASQTRDKDALTREGVAKVLDDLKAMDFDFIVCDSPAGIETGALMALYFADEAIITTNPEVSSVRDSDRILGILASKSRRAENGEDPIKEHLLLTRYNPGRVNKGDMLSMEDVLEILRIKLVGVIPEDQSVLRASNQGEPVILDINADAGKAYADTVDRLLGEERPFRFIEEEKKGFLKRLFGG; encoded by the coding sequence ATGGCACGCATTATTGTTGTTACTTCGGGTAAAGGGGGCGTTGGCAAAACCACCTCCAGCGCGGCCATCGCTACAGGTTTGGCCCAGAAGGGAAAGAAAACTGTCGTTATTGATTTTGATATCGGCCTGCGTAACCTTGATTTGATTATGGGTTGTGAACGCCGCGTCGTTTACGACTTCGTCAACGTTATTCAGGGCGATGCGTCGTTAAATCAGGCGTTAATCAAAGATAAGCGGACTGAAAATCTCTTTATTCTTCCGGCCTCACAGACTCGCGATAAAGACGCGTTAACGCGTGAAGGCGTCGCAAAAGTTCTGGATGACCTGAAAGCAATGGACTTTGACTTCATCGTCTGCGACTCCCCGGCAGGTATTGAAACCGGCGCATTGATGGCACTCTATTTTGCCGATGAAGCGATCATCACCACCAACCCGGAAGTCTCCTCAGTACGTGACTCTGACCGTATTCTGGGTATTCTGGCGTCGAAATCTCGTCGCGCCGAAAACGGTGAAGATCCGATTAAAGAGCATCTGCTACTCACGCGCTACAACCCGGGTCGGGTCAATAAAGGCGACATGCTCAGCATGGAAGACGTATTGGAAATTCTGCGAATCAAGCTGGTCGGCGTGATTCCTGAAGATCAGTCAGTCCTGCGCGCATCTAACCAGGGTGAGCCGGTTATTCTCGACATCAATGCTGATGCCGGTAAAGCCTATGCGGATACCGTAGACCGTCTGTTGGGAGAAGAACGTCCTTTCCGCTTCATAGAAGAAGAGAAGAAAGGTTTCCTCAAACGCCTGTTCGGAGGATAA
- the minC gene encoding septum site-determining protein MinC — translation MSNTPIELKGSSFTLSVVHLHQAEPEVIRQALEDKIAQAPAFLKHAPVVINVSGLESPVNWSALQKVVTSTGLRIIGVSGCKDARLKAEIDGMGLPLLTEGKEKAMRSAPVEAPAPVAPPQNVTPITKTRLINVPVRSGQRIYAPQCDLIVTSHVSAGAELIADGNIHVYGMMRGRALAGANGDREAQIFCTHLTAELVSIAGVYWLSDKIPAEFYGKAARLQLAENALTVQPLN, via the coding sequence ATGTCAAACACGCCCATCGAGCTTAAAGGCAGTAGCTTCACCTTATCAGTGGTTCACTTACATCAAGCAGAACCCGAGGTTATTCGTCAGGCGTTGGAAGACAAAATCGCGCAGGCACCTGCTTTTTTAAAACATGCTCCCGTGGTAATCAATGTCAGTGGCCTTGAAAGCCCGGTAAACTGGTCGGCGTTGCAGAAAGTTGTCACGTCTACTGGTCTGCGCATTATCGGCGTGAGTGGATGTAAAGACGCCAGACTTAAGGCAGAAATTGATGGTATGGGTCTTCCTTTACTGACTGAAGGTAAAGAAAAAGCCATGCGTTCAGCACCTGTTGAGGCTCCTGCCCCCGTTGCACCACCGCAAAACGTTACTCCCATCACAAAAACACGATTAATAAATGTGCCGGTTCGTTCCGGTCAGCGTATTTATGCACCACAATGTGATCTGATTGTTACAAGTCACGTCAGTGCAGGTGCAGAGCTTATCGCTGATGGCAATATTCACGTTTATGGCATGATGAGAGGCCGTGCACTGGCAGGCGCCAACGGCGATCGGGAAGCGCAAATTTTTTGTACCCATCTGACGGCAGAACTGGTGTCTATCGCAGGTGTTTATTGGCTGAGTGATAAAATCCCAGCAGAATTTTATGGCAAAGCGGCACGTCTGCAATTAGCAGAGAACGCTTTGACAGTTCAACCGTTGAATTGA
- a CDS encoding YcgL domain-containing protein: protein MFCVIYRSSKRDQTYLYVEKKDDFSRVPEELMKGFGQPTLAMILPLDGRKKLVNADLEKVKQALTEQGYYLQLPPPPENLLKQHLSVAKQNTPDAKS, encoded by the coding sequence ATGTTTTGTGTGATCTACCGAAGCAGCAAACGTGACCAGACCTATTTATATGTCGAAAAAAAAGACGATTTCTCTCGTGTTCCTGAAGAACTGATGAAAGGTTTTGGTCAACCGACGCTGGCAATGATTTTACCGCTTGATGGGCGAAAAAAACTGGTGAACGCCGATCTTGAAAAAGTAAAACAGGCGCTCACTGAACAGGGCTATTATTTACAATTACCGCCACCACCCGAAAATTTACTCAAACAGCATCTGTCTGTGGCGAAACAAAATACACCAGACGCTAAATCTTAA
- a CDS encoding fumarylacetoacetate hydrolase family protein, with amino-acid sequence MYQHHNWHGALLDYPVSKVVCVGSNYANHIKEMGSVTPEEPVLFIKPETALCDLRQPLVIPADMGSVHHEVELAVLIGATLRQATEEHVRKAIAGYGVALDLTLRDIQGKMKKAGQPWEKAKGFDNSCPLSGFIPVAEFNGDPQNTQLGLTVNGETRQHGSTADMIHHIVPLIAYMSRFFTLKAGDVVLTGTPEGVGPLHSGDELAISFHGQTLTTRVL; translated from the coding sequence ATGTATCAACATCACAACTGGCATGGTGCTCTGCTGGATTACCCGGTGAGTAAGGTGGTTTGTGTAGGCAGCAATTACGCTAACCATATTAAAGAGATGGGCAGCGTGACGCCGGAAGAACCGGTGCTGTTTATCAAACCTGAAACGGCACTGTGCGACCTGCGTCAGCCGCTGGTTATTCCGGCGGATATGGGGTCGGTTCACCACGAAGTTGAGCTGGCGGTGCTGATTGGCGCGACCTTGCGTCAGGCGACAGAAGAACATGTACGTAAAGCGATAGCGGGATATGGCGTCGCGCTGGATCTGACCCTGCGTGATATTCAGGGTAAAATGAAGAAGGCGGGTCAGCCCTGGGAGAAAGCGAAGGGATTTGATAACTCCTGTCCGCTGTCAGGCTTCATTCCTGTCGCGGAGTTTAATGGCGATCCGCAGAATACCCAGCTTGGTCTGACGGTAAACGGTGAAACTCGCCAGCATGGCTCAACGGCGGATATGATTCATCATATCGTTCCGTTAATTGCTTACATGAGCCGGTTCTTTACGCTTAAAGCGGGGGATGTTGTGTTGACCGGTACGCCAGAAGGCGTTGGACCGTTGCACAGCGGCGACGAGTTGGCCATCAGTTTCCATGGTCAAACCCTTACGACCCGCGTACTGTAA
- a CDS encoding YcgN family cysteine cluster protein — MSDTPFWQSKTLDEMTDAEWESLCDGCGQCCLHKLMDEDTDEIYFTNVACRQLNIKTCQCRNYERRFEYEPDCIKLTRDNLPTFEWLPMTCAYRLLAEGKGLPDWHPLLTGSKAAMHGERISVRHIAVKESEVHDWQDHILNKPSWAD, encoded by the coding sequence ATGAGCGACACACCTTTCTGGCAAAGTAAAACCCTGGATGAAATGACCGATGCCGAGTGGGAGTCATTATGCGACGGATGTGGACAATGCTGCCTGCATAAGCTGATGGATGAAGACACGGACGAAATCTACTTTACTAACGTCGCGTGCCGCCAACTGAACATTAAAACCTGTCAGTGCCGTAACTACGAGCGTCGGTTCGAGTATGAACCTGATTGCATCAAGCTGACGCGCGACAATCTCCCAACCTTTGAATGGTTGCCGATGACCTGCGCTTACCGTCTATTAGCGGAAGGAAAGGGATTACCTGACTGGCACCCGTTGCTCACGGGGTCTAAAGCGGCGATGCACGGTGAACGTATTTCGGTGCGCCATATTGCGGTAAAAGAATCCGAAGTGCACGACTGGCAGGACCATATCCTGAACAAACCTTCATGGGCGGACTGA